A window of the Macadamia integrifolia cultivar HAES 741 unplaced genomic scaffold, SCU_Mint_v3 scaffold536, whole genome shotgun sequence genome harbors these coding sequences:
- the LOC122069120 gene encoding ESX-3 secretion system protein EccA3 isoform X2 — translation MPVPHDQRARSAKPTTIHGCAQSGDFVGFQKKIQENPSLLNDRNAMAQTPLHVSAGYNNVEIVKFLLNWRGPEKVELEAKNMYGETPLHMAAKNGCSEAAKLLLNHGAFVEAKANNGMTPLHLAVWYSLRAEDCLTVKTLLEYNADCSVQDNDGMTPLNHLSQGPGSEKLRELLHRHIEEQRKRRAIEACGETKAKMAELEEALTNLVGLHDLKLQLRKWAKGMLLDEKRRALGLKVATRKPPHMAFLGNPGTGKTLVARILGRLLHMVGILPTDKVTEVQRTDLVGEFVGHTGPKTRRKIKEAEGGILFVDEAYRLIPMQKADDKDYGLEALEEIMSVMDSGKVVVIFAGYSEPMKRVISSNEGFCRRVTKFFLFVDFSSEELAQILHLKMKNQEENSPLYGFKLHPSCSVDAIADLIERGTTEKQRKEMNGGLIDPLLANSRENLDLRLDFDCADADELQTITLEDLEAGLRSLLSQ, via the exons atgccggTGCCTCATGATCAACGTGCAAGATCTGCGAAACCCACAACTATCCATGGCTGTGCGCAGTCGGGAGATTTCGTCGGCTTTCAGAAGAAGATTCAGGAGAACCCATCGCTTCTCAACGATCGAAATGCT ATGGCACAGACACCACTTCATGTTTCTGCTGGTTACAATAATGTTGAGATAGTTAAGTTTCTGCTCAATTGGCGAGGACCAGAAAAGGTCGAGTTGGAGGCCAAAAATATG TATGGGGAAACCCCATTGCACATGGCTGCAAAAAATGGATGCAGTGAAGCAGCAAAACTACTTCTTAATCATGGTGCTTTTGTGGAGGCTAAAGCCAAT AATGGAATGACTCCCTTGCACCTTGCAGTATGGTACTCGCTCCGTGCTGAGGATTGCCTAACTGTGAAGACACTGCTCGAGTACAATGCTGATTGCAGTGTTCAGGACAAT GATGGCATGACTCCTCTAAATCATCTATCACAAGGCCCGGGAAGTGAGAAGTTGCGGGAACTTCTCCATAGGCATATTGAAGAGCAGAGGAAACGCAGGGCCATTGAAGCATGTGGTGAAACAAAAGCAAAGATGGCTGAACTTGAAGAGGCATTAACAAATCTTGTGGGGTTGCATGATCTCAAGCTACAACTACGGAAGTGGGCTAAGGGAATGCTCTTAGATGAGAAGCGGAGAGCCCTTGGGCTCAAGGTTGCCACACGGAAGCCCCCTCATATGGCATTCCTTGGAAATCCTGGAACAG GTAAAACATTAGTTGCTCGAATTCTTGGGAGACTACTCCATATGGTGGGAATTTTACCTACTGACAAAGTAACAGAAGTGCAGAGGACTGATTTGGTTGGAGAATTTGTTGGGCATACAGGACCCAAGACTAGAAGAAAG ATCAAAGAAGCTGAGGGAGGAATCCTCTTTGTGGATGAAGCCTATCGGCTGATACCCATGCAGAAGGCTGATGATAAGGACTATGGGTTGGAAGCCTTGGAGGAGATTATGTCTGTCATGGACAGTGGAAAAGTAGTGGTTATATTTGCTGGCTACAGTGAGCCAATGAAGCGCGTAATCTCCTCAAATGAAGGCTTCTGCAGAAGGGTGACCAAATTCTTCCTGTTTGTTGACTTCAGTTCTGAAGAACTGGCCCAGATCCTCCatttgaagatgaagaatcaagaaGAAAACAGTCCACTGTATGGATTCAAGTTGCACCCATCCTGTAGTGTAGATGCCATTGCTGATCTGATAGAGAGAGGAACAACAGAGAAGCAGCGAAAGGAGATGAATGGAGGCTTAATAGATCCATTGCTAGCCAACTCTAGAGAGAATTTAGATCTTAGGCTTGATTTTGACTGTGCAGATGCAGATGAGCTACAAACAATCACCCTAGAAGACCTAGAAGCTGGCCTCAGGTCACTACTATCTCAGTGA
- the LOC122069120 gene encoding ESX-3 secretion system protein EccA3 isoform X1 produces MPVPHDQRARSAKPTTIHGCAQSGDFVGFQKKIQENPSLLNDRNAVMAQTPLHVSAGYNNVEIVKFLLNWRGPEKVELEAKNMYGETPLHMAAKNGCSEAAKLLLNHGAFVEAKANNGMTPLHLAVWYSLRAEDCLTVKTLLEYNADCSVQDNDGMTPLNHLSQGPGSEKLRELLHRHIEEQRKRRAIEACGETKAKMAELEEALTNLVGLHDLKLQLRKWAKGMLLDEKRRALGLKVATRKPPHMAFLGNPGTGKTLVARILGRLLHMVGILPTDKVTEVQRTDLVGEFVGHTGPKTRRKIKEAEGGILFVDEAYRLIPMQKADDKDYGLEALEEIMSVMDSGKVVVIFAGYSEPMKRVISSNEGFCRRVTKFFLFVDFSSEELAQILHLKMKNQEENSPLYGFKLHPSCSVDAIADLIERGTTEKQRKEMNGGLIDPLLANSRENLDLRLDFDCADADELQTITLEDLEAGLRSLLSQ; encoded by the exons atgccggTGCCTCATGATCAACGTGCAAGATCTGCGAAACCCACAACTATCCATGGCTGTGCGCAGTCGGGAGATTTCGTCGGCTTTCAGAAGAAGATTCAGGAGAACCCATCGCTTCTCAACGATCGAAATGCTGTC ATGGCACAGACACCACTTCATGTTTCTGCTGGTTACAATAATGTTGAGATAGTTAAGTTTCTGCTCAATTGGCGAGGACCAGAAAAGGTCGAGTTGGAGGCCAAAAATATG TATGGGGAAACCCCATTGCACATGGCTGCAAAAAATGGATGCAGTGAAGCAGCAAAACTACTTCTTAATCATGGTGCTTTTGTGGAGGCTAAAGCCAAT AATGGAATGACTCCCTTGCACCTTGCAGTATGGTACTCGCTCCGTGCTGAGGATTGCCTAACTGTGAAGACACTGCTCGAGTACAATGCTGATTGCAGTGTTCAGGACAAT GATGGCATGACTCCTCTAAATCATCTATCACAAGGCCCGGGAAGTGAGAAGTTGCGGGAACTTCTCCATAGGCATATTGAAGAGCAGAGGAAACGCAGGGCCATTGAAGCATGTGGTGAAACAAAAGCAAAGATGGCTGAACTTGAAGAGGCATTAACAAATCTTGTGGGGTTGCATGATCTCAAGCTACAACTACGGAAGTGGGCTAAGGGAATGCTCTTAGATGAGAAGCGGAGAGCCCTTGGGCTCAAGGTTGCCACACGGAAGCCCCCTCATATGGCATTCCTTGGAAATCCTGGAACAG GTAAAACATTAGTTGCTCGAATTCTTGGGAGACTACTCCATATGGTGGGAATTTTACCTACTGACAAAGTAACAGAAGTGCAGAGGACTGATTTGGTTGGAGAATTTGTTGGGCATACAGGACCCAAGACTAGAAGAAAG ATCAAAGAAGCTGAGGGAGGAATCCTCTTTGTGGATGAAGCCTATCGGCTGATACCCATGCAGAAGGCTGATGATAAGGACTATGGGTTGGAAGCCTTGGAGGAGATTATGTCTGTCATGGACAGTGGAAAAGTAGTGGTTATATTTGCTGGCTACAGTGAGCCAATGAAGCGCGTAATCTCCTCAAATGAAGGCTTCTGCAGAAGGGTGACCAAATTCTTCCTGTTTGTTGACTTCAGTTCTGAAGAACTGGCCCAGATCCTCCatttgaagatgaagaatcaagaaGAAAACAGTCCACTGTATGGATTCAAGTTGCACCCATCCTGTAGTGTAGATGCCATTGCTGATCTGATAGAGAGAGGAACAACAGAGAAGCAGCGAAAGGAGATGAATGGAGGCTTAATAGATCCATTGCTAGCCAACTCTAGAGAGAATTTAGATCTTAGGCTTGATTTTGACTGTGCAGATGCAGATGAGCTACAAACAATCACCCTAGAAGACCTAGAAGCTGGCCTCAGGTCACTACTATCTCAGTGA